The Collimonas fungivorans Ter331 genome has a segment encoding these proteins:
- the xdhA gene encoding xanthine dehydrogenase small subunit, which yields MSTPAPHSTADSVIRFYYRGEIHAVDQAAPTRTILQHLREDLHCTGSKEGCAEGDCGACTVVIGEQGPEGVTLKSVNSCIQFLPTLDGKALYTVEDLKQDSGALHPVQQAMVECHGSQCGFCTPGFVMSLWDLYLKHDGSHASSSAAACSSAGACQPLQRKDIDIALSGNLCRCTGYRPIIDAARRMGELPAVGFDRQALQQALQPLQRDDTFVYKHDGQTFYAPRTLAQLVEVRAANPGARILAGSTDVGLWVTKQIRDLGDIIYLGQVSELNAMALREGQLEIGAGVTLNDAYAEICKHYPELSEMWQRFASLPIRNAGTLGGNVANGSPIGDSPPWLIALGAQVVLRGPAGQRVMPLEALYLDYMKKDMQADELVEAVRIPLPHAGQRFRTYKLAKRFDQDISAVCAAFSVTLDGGKISDIRIAFGGMAATPKRAALTEAALRGQVWSESVLENAVALMTDDYKPLSDMRASSEYRMKTSQNLLRRFWLETRVDAPLRSDQVNPFVCA from the coding sequence TTGTCTACGCCCGCACCTCATTCCACGGCCGATAGCGTCATCCGTTTCTACTACCGTGGCGAAATCCACGCGGTGGACCAGGCCGCGCCGACCCGCACCATCTTGCAGCACCTGCGGGAAGACCTGCACTGCACCGGCAGCAAGGAAGGCTGCGCCGAAGGCGATTGCGGCGCCTGCACCGTCGTCATCGGCGAACAAGGTCCCGAGGGCGTCACGCTCAAATCGGTCAATTCCTGCATCCAGTTCCTGCCGACGCTGGACGGCAAGGCTTTGTATACCGTCGAAGATCTGAAACAGGACAGCGGCGCCCTGCACCCGGTGCAGCAAGCCATGGTGGAATGCCACGGCTCGCAATGCGGTTTCTGCACGCCTGGTTTCGTGATGTCGCTGTGGGACCTGTACCTGAAACACGACGGCAGCCATGCCTCTTCTTCCGCCGCTGCCTGCAGTTCAGCCGGAGCCTGCCAGCCATTGCAGCGCAAGGATATCGATATCGCGCTGTCGGGCAACCTGTGCCGCTGCACCGGCTACCGGCCTATCATCGACGCCGCACGCCGCATGGGCGAACTGCCGGCAGTCGGCTTCGACCGCCAAGCTTTGCAGCAGGCGCTGCAGCCATTGCAACGCGACGACACTTTCGTCTACAAACACGACGGCCAGACGTTCTACGCGCCGCGCACGCTGGCGCAGCTGGTGGAAGTGCGCGCCGCCAATCCGGGCGCGCGTATCCTGGCCGGGTCGACCGACGTCGGCCTGTGGGTGACCAAGCAGATACGCGACCTGGGCGACATCATCTACCTCGGCCAGGTAAGCGAGCTGAACGCCATGGCGCTGCGCGAAGGACAACTGGAAATCGGCGCCGGCGTCACGCTGAACGACGCTTACGCGGAAATCTGCAAGCACTATCCCGAACTGTCGGAAATGTGGCAGCGCTTTGCCTCGCTGCCGATCCGCAACGCCGGCACCTTGGGCGGCAACGTCGCCAACGGCTCGCCTATCGGCGACTCGCCGCCATGGCTGATCGCACTCGGCGCGCAAGTCGTGCTGCGCGGCCCGGCCGGCCAGCGTGTGATGCCGCTGGAAGCGCTGTACCTGGACTACATGAAGAAAGACATGCAAGCCGATGAATTGGTCGAAGCCGTGCGCATTCCGTTGCCGCATGCCGGCCAACGCTTCCGCACCTACAAACTGGCAAAACGCTTCGACCAGGATATTTCCGCGGTCTGCGCGGCGTTCTCGGTGACGCTCGATGGCGGCAAAATCAGCGATATCCGCATCGCTTTCGGCGGCATGGCGGCAACCCCGAAGCGCGCTGCGCTGACTGAGGCCGCCTTGCGTGGCCAGGTCTGGAGCGAAAGCGTGCTGGAAAATGCGGTAGCACTGATGACGGACGACTACAAACCGTTGTCCGACATGCGCGCCTCCAGCGAATACCGGATGAAGACGTCGCAAAACCTGTTGCGCCGCTTCTGGCTGGAAACCCGCGTCGATGCGCCGTTGCGCAGCGACCAGGTGAATCCTTTTGTGTGTGCCTGA
- the xdhB gene encoding xanthine dehydrogenase molybdopterin binding subunit, with the protein MNKQTEVFMKPAPQDSNTDNSSAWAEVGQSHPHESAILHVLGEATYTDDIPEAQGTLHAALGMSQKAHARIRSINFDAVRSARGVVAVFTAADIPGTNDCGPIIHDDPILADGLVEYVGQPIFAVIADTHDNARRAVRKVVVDYDELPAILTPQAAHAAKSYVLPPMRLARGDAQRAFETAPHRASGQLYVGGQEQFYLEGQISYAIPKEQNGMLVLCSTQHPTEMQHVVAHALGVHSHNIVVECRRMGGGFGGKESQSALWAAVAAIAAARLKRPVKLRADRDDDMMVTGKRHCFYYDYEVGYDDAGRIVAAKVDMVSRAGFSADLSAPVATRAVCHFDNTYYLSDVEIKASCGKTNTQSNTAFRGFGGPQGAIAIEYIVDEIARNLGRDALDIRKLNFYGRNDEEGRNVTQYGQKIVDNVIHELVAELESTSEYRQRRAAVEAFNAGSPVLKKGLALTPVKFGIAFNVTHFNQAGALVHVYTDGSVLVNHGGTEMGQGINTKVAQVVAHELGIPLELVRVSATDTSKVANTSATAASTGADLNGKAAQDAAHTIRQRLAEFFAKLHGGDAKAVVFAAGAVYLGEHSMAFGDLAQKAYLSRVQLWSDGFYATPGLHWDPKTMTGRPFSYFAYGASVSEVVVDTFTGEWRLLRADALYDAGQSLNPALDIGQVEGAFIQGMGWLTTEELWWNKDGKLMTHAPSTYKIPGISDCPQDFRVKLFKNRNVEDSIHRSKAVGEPPLLLPFSVFFAIRDAVASVGGKRFNPPLNAPATSEAILKSVEAVRAMSRAA; encoded by the coding sequence ATGAATAAGCAAACTGAAGTTTTTATGAAACCTGCGCCGCAGGACAGCAATACCGACAACAGCTCGGCCTGGGCTGAAGTCGGCCAGTCGCATCCGCACGAATCGGCGATATTGCATGTGCTGGGCGAAGCCACCTACACCGACGACATCCCGGAAGCGCAAGGCACTTTGCACGCCGCGCTCGGCATGTCGCAAAAAGCCCATGCACGGATTCGCTCGATCAACTTCGATGCCGTCCGCAGCGCTCGTGGCGTGGTGGCCGTTTTCACTGCAGCCGATATTCCCGGCACCAACGATTGCGGCCCTATCATCCACGACGATCCGATCCTGGCCGACGGCCTGGTCGAATATGTCGGCCAGCCGATCTTTGCGGTAATCGCAGACACGCACGACAATGCACGGCGCGCAGTGCGCAAGGTAGTCGTCGACTATGACGAACTGCCGGCGATCCTGACGCCGCAAGCGGCGCACGCCGCAAAATCCTACGTCTTGCCGCCGATGCGCCTGGCGCGCGGCGATGCGCAGCGGGCTTTCGAAACCGCGCCGCACCGTGCCAGCGGCCAACTGTATGTCGGCGGCCAGGAACAGTTTTACCTGGAAGGCCAGATTTCCTACGCCATCCCGAAAGAACAGAACGGCATGCTGGTGCTGTGCTCGACCCAGCATCCGACCGAAATGCAGCACGTGGTAGCGCATGCGCTGGGCGTGCATTCGCATAACATCGTGGTGGAATGCCGGCGCATGGGCGGCGGTTTCGGCGGCAAGGAGTCGCAATCGGCCTTGTGGGCAGCGGTGGCGGCGATTGCCGCGGCCAGGCTGAAGCGCCCGGTCAAGCTGCGCGCCGACCGCGACGACGACATGATGGTGACCGGCAAGCGCCATTGCTTCTATTACGATTACGAAGTCGGTTACGACGATGCTGGCCGGATTGTCGCCGCAAAAGTCGACATGGTGAGCCGCGCCGGTTTCTCGGCCGACCTGTCGGCGCCGGTAGCAACCCGTGCAGTCTGCCATTTCGACAATACCTACTACCTGTCCGATGTCGAGATCAAAGCCAGCTGCGGCAAGACCAATACTCAGTCGAACACCGCCTTCCGCGGTTTCGGCGGCCCGCAGGGTGCGATTGCGATCGAATACATCGTCGACGAAATCGCCCGCAACCTGGGCCGCGACGCGCTCGATATCCGCAAGCTGAATTTCTACGGCCGCAACGATGAAGAGGGCCGCAACGTTACCCAGTACGGCCAGAAAATCGTCGATAACGTGATCCATGAGCTGGTGGCCGAACTCGAATCCACCAGCGAATACCGGCAACGGCGCGCCGCTGTCGAAGCTTTCAACGCCGGCAGCCCGGTATTGAAAAAGGGCCTGGCGCTGACGCCGGTCAAATTCGGCATCGCTTTCAACGTCACCCATTTCAACCAGGCCGGCGCGCTGGTGCACGTGTACACCGACGGCTCGGTGCTGGTCAATCATGGCGGCACCGAAATGGGCCAGGGCATCAACACCAAGGTGGCGCAGGTGGTGGCGCATGAACTCGGCATTCCGCTGGAACTGGTGCGCGTCAGCGCTACCGACACCAGCAAGGTCGCCAATACCTCAGCCACAGCGGCATCCACCGGCGCCGACCTGAACGGCAAGGCGGCGCAAGATGCGGCCCATACGATCCGCCAGCGCCTGGCGGAATTCTTCGCGAAATTGCACGGCGGCGATGCCAAGGCGGTGGTTTTCGCGGCCGGCGCGGTCTATCTCGGCGAGCACAGCATGGCATTTGGCGACTTGGCGCAGAAGGCTTATCTGTCGCGGGTGCAGCTGTGGTCCGACGGTTTCTACGCGACCCCGGGCTTGCACTGGGATCCGAAAACCATGACCGGCCGCCCGTTCTCTTATTTTGCCTATGGCGCCTCGGTGTCGGAAGTGGTTGTAGATACTTTTACCGGCGAATGGCGGCTGCTACGCGCCGACGCCTTGTACGACGCCGGCCAGTCGCTCAACCCGGCCTTGGACATCGGCCAGGTGGAAGGCGCATTCATCCAGGGCATGGGTTGGCTCACCACGGAAGAACTGTGGTGGAACAAGGACGGCAAGCTGATGACGCATGCGCCGTCGACCTACAAGATCCCCGGCATTTCCGATTGCCCCCAGGATTTCCGCGTCAAGCTGTTCAAGAACCGCAACGTCGAGGACAGCATCCATCGCTCCAAGGCGGTCGGTGAACCGCCTCTGCTGCTGCCGTTCTCGGTCTTTTTCGCGATCCGCGACGCCGTCGCCAGCGTCGGCGGCAAGCGTTTCAATCCGCCGCTGAATGCGCCGGCGACCAGCGAGGCCATCCTGAAGTCGGTCGAAGCCGTGCGTGCGATGTCACGCGCGGCCTGA